One genomic region from Esox lucius isolate fEsoLuc1 chromosome 24, fEsoLuc1.pri, whole genome shotgun sequence encodes:
- the LOC117593966 gene encoding butyrophilin subfamily 1 member A1-like, with translation MSLRIMMSEHLSNELNVLEKLFIGRWMFVSSSLGMRKVLTQPDCVCVNLLLLLHTVNSVNFAVIGPADPIVTDAGDDIILPCYLKPNISAEHMTVQWFRERHSISDPGTLVHLYQDGKDQNQEQILSYHQRTSLFKEELKKGNTSLKLDDVQGNDDGFFQCLVKSDSWYEEARIQVQVKAVGSQPVVSIEGHRDGGMGLVCTSKGWFPEPQLEWLDSKGVSVSTGPPETHRDPQGLYTVNLDVVVKETDTNSFICRLIQDHLNVPMDTQLHIPDELFDHTIPFKVSLGVIVPVLVIVLVVVIYFRVKLKRKDEDIWKKDCVIQEKDRDIQEKDRDIQEKDRDIQEKGEYCPE, from the exons ATGTCCTTGAGGATAATGATGTCAGAACATCTGTCGAATGAATTAAATGTCCTGGAGAAACTCTTTATAGGACGTTGGATGTTTGTGTCATCCTCATTAGGGATGAGGAAGGTATTGACTCAAccggactgtgtgtgtgtgaatctccTTCTTCTTCTACACACAGTCAACTCAG TGAACTTTGCGGTCATTGGTCCAGCTGATCCTATTGTTACTGATGCTGGTGATGACATCATTCTACCCTGCTACCTGAAACCCAACATCAGTGCTGAACACATGACAGTCCAGTGGTTTAGAGAAAGACACAGCATTTCAGACCCTGGTACTTTAGTCCATCTCTATCAGGATGGAAAAGACCAAAATCAGGAGCAGATTCTTTCCTATCATCAAAGGACATCACTGTTTAAAGAGGAGCTGAAGAAGGGAAACACATCCTTAAAACTAGATGATGTTCAGGGAAATGATGATGGATTTTTTCAATGTCTGGTTAAGTCAGACTCCTGGTATGAAGAGGCCAGAATTCAAGTTCAGGTCAAag CTGTGGGATCCCAGCCAGTCGTCTCTATTGAGggacacagagatggaggaatggGTCTGGTGTGTACATCTAAAGGCTGGTTTCCTGAACCTCAGTTGGAGTGGCTGGACAGTAAAGGAGTCTCTGTCTCTACTGGACctccagagacacacagagaccctCAGGGACTCTACACAGTCAATCTAGATGTAGTTGTAAAGGAGACTGACACCAACAGCTTTATATGCAGACTCATACAGGACCACCTCAATGTACCGATGGACACACAGTTACACATCCCTG ATGAGCTGTTCGATCACACCATCCCATTCAAAGTGTCCTTAGGGGTCATTGTTCCTGTCCTGGTCATTGTGTTGGTTGTGGTTATCTACTTCAGAGTAAAACTTAAAAGAAAAg ATGAGGACATTTGGAAAAAGG aTTGTGTCATTCAGGAAAAGG aTCGTGACATTCAGGAAAAGG aTCGTGACATTCAGGAAAAGG aTCGTGACATTCAGGAAAAGGGTGAGTATTGTCCCGAGTAA